The Gigantopelta aegis isolate Gae_Host unplaced genomic scaffold, Gae_host_genome ctg4593_pilon_pilon:::debris, whole genome shotgun sequence genome includes a window with the following:
- the LOC121392813 gene encoding uncharacterized protein LOC121392813, whose amino-acid sequence MDQDDLKAICDPPYQRPTPPAPTSGFPSVSPILQATPVQTQARKTAVVKRKATTPPSGHQAKPSQPSQPPKSDIEHVEQWSLQAGRLQQRYAQLVKLNLEDVRKLISMPKHEAYQHLPTSRAEGDFAFHRVKLQEGRNAVCVTIRRTGFYHQGLLLQEMHNPTLHRVLKTISGKDYRPIVTTLAASTYPQLDVTDFIGTP is encoded by the coding sequence ATGGACCAGGACGACTTGAAAGCCATCTGTGACCCGCCGTACCAGCGACCAACTCCACCGGCACCTACTTCAGGGTTTCCGTCTGTGTCGCCGATTTTACAGGCGACACCCGTTCAGACGCAGGCCCGGAAGACAGCTGTTGTGAAGCGGAAGGcaaccactcccccgagtggccACCAAGCCAAACCAAGCCAACCGTCACAGCCGCCGAAATCAGACATTGAACACGTTgagcagtggtcactgcaggccggccgtCTCCAACAGCGCTACGCTCAACTTGTCAAGCTGAACTTAGAGGACGTCCGCAAACTCATCAGCATGCCCAAGCACGAGGCCTACCAGCACTTACCAACGAGCCGTGCTGAGGGGGATTTTGCTTTTCACCGCGTCAAGCTGCAGGAGGGACGAAACGCAGTGTGCGTCACCATCCGCCGGACCGGATTTTATCACCAAGGCCTACTACTTCAAGAGATGCACAACCCGACTTTACACCGCGTCTTGAAGACCATCTCGGGGAAAGACTACCGTCCCATCGTCACAACTTTAGCGGCCTCCACGTACCCGCAACTTGACGTCACAGACTTCATCGGCACACCTTAG